A segment of the Colletotrichum destructivum chromosome 3, complete sequence genome:
GCGTCGTATTGAGGTGCTTGAAACAGCAGCCAAGGAGCACCCGAACCTGATCCCGCACCGGTGTGACGTTACCTCAAAGGAAGACCTCCaggccatcgtcgaccgCGTCACCAAGGAAGTCGGGTAcgtcaacctcgtcgtcgccaactCCGGCATTCTCGGTCCTTCGGTCCGGTACAACCCGTCCCATTCGGTTTCGGAGTTGCGGAAGACTCTGTTCACCGACTTCTCCATGGAGGAGATGACTGAGGTCCTGAATGTCAACATCACAGCCGCCTTCTTTACCATGTCGGCcttcctcgagctcctcgatgcCGGGAACAAGAATGCGCTCAAAGGCGGCTTCGGCAGGCCTGACAAGGACGGTAGCGACGTCGTCACCATCCAAAGCCAGGTCATCTTCACCAGCAGCATTTCCGCTTTCAGCCGACATTATGCTTCCACGCCTCCCTACCTGGCCAGCAAGACCGCGATCATGCAACTTACCaagcaggccagcagccagctGGGTAGACACGGCATCCGTGCCAACGGCATGGCTCCCGGATGTAAGTATACTCACTATATCATCAGGAGATCCCATTCCAAGACATGTAATTTTGAGAGAGCTGACTAGATATCTCTCAGTGTTTCCTTCCGATATTGCTGCGGGATTGATTGGCGACCGTAAGCCCGAGAATGAGGGGCCTGACGACGCAAGGTTTATTCCTGCTAGGAGGttcggcggtgacgaggagaTGACTGGGGCAATTCTGTACCTTGCCAGCCGGTCGGGAAGCTACTGCAATGGCTCGATCCTGGTCACAGACGGTGGTCGCTTGAGTCTCATGCCTGGCACTTACTAGCGGTCATGGATGTTTCAGTCAGCCAGTGGTCATTAGACGATGCCTTAAATCTTTGAACCTCAACTTGAGCCATAGTATATTTTATATGTTGTTAAAGCGTTTTGAACACTTTGTAGCCTTGGCCAAGAAATAATTGAGCAGCATCCTACGTTGGCATGTGTGGGGTAGACTCCCCTATCATCTATTCATCACGACAAAGCCTCTACACTTACATATCTCAAGACTATTCCGTAAAAACACCCAATTCATACTAGC
Coding sequences within it:
- a CDS encoding Putative short-chain dehydrogenase/reductase SDR, NAD(P)-binding domain superfamily produces the protein MDPNALFRVDGIVAVITGGGTGIGLTMARALINQGAAKVYILGRRIEVLETAAKEHPNLIPHRCDVTSKEDLQAIVDRVTKEVGYVNLVVANSGILGPSVRYNPSHSVSELRKTLFTDFSMEEMTEVLNVNITAAFFTMSAFLELLDAGNKNALKGGFGRPDKDGSDVVTIQSQVIFTSSISAFSRHYASTPPYLASKTAIMQLTKQASSQLGRHGIRANGMAPGLFPSDIAAGLIGDRKPENEGPDDARFIPARRFGGDEEMTGAILYLASRSGSYCNGSILVTDGGRLSLMPGTY